One window from the genome of Candidatus Methylomirabilota bacterium encodes:
- a CDS encoding cobalamin-independent methionine synthase II family protein, which yields MIRSDVVGSLLRPPELKAARSRWERGELSAAALKQVEDQAVDDAVSLQEAAGLDVLTDGELRRYAFFGHLIDALEGFDKFGGWAIPFHNEAGERLLFKRPVVVEKLRWRRSMCTEELVYLRGRTDRPVKVTLISSQQAAAYYDPEQSTGAYPTRDAYLADIVDLTRREVEELVRLGGTYIQIDAPQYAALLDPELREGYRTRGSDPDRLIDACIEMDNAVIGRHPGVTFALHICRGNNQSMFYASGGYEPIARVFSRSHFQRFLLEYDDRRSGGFEPLRAMPDDRTVVLGLVTTKTPRLETVAELRARIDEAARFVPLDRLALSPQCGFASTMEGNRITPAEQEAKLRRVVETVNAVWRGDTR from the coding sequence ATGATTAGAAGCGACGTCGTCGGCAGCCTCCTGCGCCCCCCCGAGCTGAAGGCCGCCCGCTCGCGGTGGGAGCGGGGCGAGCTGTCGGCGGCCGCGCTCAAGCAGGTCGAGGACCAGGCGGTGGACGACGCGGTGAGCCTGCAGGAGGCGGCGGGCCTCGACGTGCTGACCGACGGCGAGCTGCGCCGCTACGCCTTCTTCGGCCACCTCATCGACGCGCTCGAGGGCTTCGACAAGTTCGGCGGCTGGGCGATTCCCTTCCACAACGAAGCCGGCGAGCGGCTCCTCTTCAAGCGGCCGGTGGTCGTCGAGAAGCTGCGCTGGCGACGGAGCATGTGCACCGAGGAGCTGGTCTACTTGCGCGGCCGCACCGACCGCCCGGTCAAGGTCACGCTGATCAGCAGCCAGCAGGCCGCCGCCTACTACGATCCCGAGCAGTCCACCGGCGCCTACCCGACGCGCGACGCCTACCTGGCCGACATCGTGGACCTCACCCGTCGCGAGGTCGAGGAGCTGGTGCGTCTCGGCGGCACCTACATCCAGATCGACGCGCCCCAGTATGCGGCGCTCCTCGACCCGGAGCTGCGCGAGGGCTACCGCACGCGCGGCAGCGACCCCGACCGGCTGATCGACGCGTGTATCGAGATGGACAACGCGGTGATCGGCCGGCACCCCGGTGTCACGTTCGCCCTGCACATCTGCCGCGGCAACAACCAGTCCATGTTCTACGCCAGCGGCGGCTACGAGCCCATTGCCCGGGTGTTCAGCCGGAGCCACTTCCAGCGCTTCCTGCTCGAGTACGACGACCGGCGCTCGGGCGGCTTCGAGCCGCTGCGCGCGATGCCGGACGACCGCACCGTGGTGCTCGGCCTGGTCACCACGAAGACCCCGCGCCTCGAGACGGTGGCCGAGCTGCGCGCGCGCATCGACGAGGCCGCGCGCTTCGTGCCGCTCGATCGCCTGGCCCTCAGCCCGCAGTGCGGCTTCGCGTCCACCATGGAAGGCAACCGGATCACCCCGGCCGAGCAGGAGGCCAAGCTCCGCCGGGTGGTCGAGACCGTCAATGCCGTCTGGAGAGGAGAT